Proteins found in one Solitalea lacus genomic segment:
- a CDS encoding helix-turn-helix domain-containing protein, producing MAVDNLKEKLAGLVSKEPSQWVADVQYREENKSWLKRSQAIAIMITKTLREQRKSQLDLANAMGVSPQQVNKIVKGKENLTLETIAKIEQALNIELISVPKYTISKVYTPEQFVRTEIMKIEQFYQAKSDFSELQSFDTELTSTTLFKMAC from the coding sequence ATGGCAGTAGATAATTTAAAAGAAAAACTAGCGGGATTAGTTTCAAAAGAGCCATCTCAATGGGTCGCTGATGTACAATACCGCGAAGAGAACAAAAGTTGGTTAAAGCGTTCACAAGCAATTGCGATAATGATCACCAAAACGCTTCGCGAACAAAGAAAATCACAGCTCGATTTAGCCAATGCAATGGGTGTATCTCCTCAGCAGGTAAATAAAATAGTTAAAGGCAAAGAGAATTTAACCCTTGAAACCATTGCTAAAATAGAACAAGCTTTAAATATTGAATTAATTTCAGTTCCTAAATACACAATCTCTAAAGTTTATACGCCAGAACAATTTGTAAGAACTGAAATTATGAAGATAGAACAATTCTATCAGGCTAAAAGTGATTTCTCTGAATTACAATCTTTTGATACAGAACTTACTTCAACTACACTTTTTAAAATGGCTTGTTAA
- a CDS encoding restriction endonuclease subunit S, whose product MSFIKKAPTLRFSEFSGDWEEKKLSDIFERISLPVEVDETKLYQQIGIRSHGKGIFHKDYVTGASLGNKRVFWIKENVFIVNIVFAWEQAVAKTTMKEIGMIASHRFPMYQPIYDKLSLDYILYLFLTKKGKGLLEMASPGGAGRNKTLGQKEFERLRIIIPSLPEQQKIASFLTAVDDNIQQLTKKKALLEQYKKGVMQQLFSQQIRFKDENGNDFPKWKEKTLGELCNIVKGEQLNKSELREIGKYPALNGGIDPSGYTDEWNTIEDTITISEGGNSCGYVNYMKTKFWSGGHCYSLSNLVEGLKKPFLYQILKFNQNEIMRLRVGSGLPNIQKKDINCLKLLIPSPDEQEKIANFLSAIDDKIKLVTIQLEKKQTFKKGLLQQMFV is encoded by the coding sequence ATGTCATTCATTAAAAAAGCACCTACCCTACGTTTTTCTGAGTTTAGCGGAGACTGGGAAGAAAAAAAACTGAGTGATATATTTGAAAGGATTTCACTTCCAGTTGAAGTAGATGAAACTAAATTATATCAGCAAATAGGAATTCGTTCACATGGTAAAGGAATCTTTCATAAGGATTATGTAACAGGGGCATCCTTAGGTAATAAGCGTGTCTTCTGGATAAAGGAAAATGTTTTTATAGTAAATATTGTTTTTGCCTGGGAGCAAGCTGTAGCCAAAACAACAATGAAAGAAATTGGAATGATAGCATCCCATCGATTCCCTATGTACCAACCAATATATGATAAGTTAAGTCTTGATTATATACTTTATTTATTTCTAACTAAGAAGGGTAAAGGTTTATTAGAAATGGCTTCTCCTGGAGGAGCAGGGAGGAACAAAACACTTGGTCAGAAAGAGTTTGAAAGATTGAGAATAATTATTCCTTCACTTCCTGAGCAACAAAAAATCGCTTCCTTCCTTACCGCCGTGGATGATAATATCCAACAATTGACTAAGAAAAAAGCACTCTTAGAACAATACAAAAAAGGCGTTATGCAGCAACTCTTTAGCCAGCAAATCAGGTTTAAAGATGAAAACGGCAATGATTTTCCAAAATGGAAAGAAAAGACGTTAGGAGAATTATGTAATATAGTTAAAGGGGAGCAATTAAATAAGAGTGAGTTACGTGAAATAGGAAAATATCCAGCACTTAATGGAGGAATTGACCCATCTGGCTACACGGATGAATGGAATACGATTGAAGACACTATTACAATTAGTGAAGGTGGTAACTCTTGTGGTTATGTTAATTACATGAAAACCAAATTTTGGAGCGGCGGACATTGTTATTCCCTTTCAAATCTAGTTGAAGGACTTAAAAAGCCGTTTCTATATCAAATTCTTAAATTTAATCAGAATGAGATCATGCGTTTAAGGGTTGGTTCTGGACTGCCGAACATTCAAAAGAAAGATATTAATTGTCTCAAATTACTTATTCCTTCTCCTGATGAACAGGAAAAAATCGCAAATTTCCTATCTGCAATAGATGATAAAATCAAACTGGTTACCATTCAGTTAGAAAAAAAGCAAACGTTTAAAAAAGGATTATTGCAGCAAATGTTTGTATAA
- a CDS encoding type I restriction-modification system subunit M has product MSEDQKRILEQQLWNIANTLRGKMDADEFRDYILGFIFYKYLSEKMLMYANDILKEDGITYNNINENTDEGLEYLAAIKEESLLKLGYFLKPTELFSEIAKRGNSIADDEEADVKSNFILEDLGKILNSIEQSTMGTDSEDDFDNLFEDLDLTSTKLGRTESAKNSLIAKVLAHLDKIDFQLKDVNSDVLGDAYEYLIGQFASGAGKKAGEFYTPQQVSKVLAKLVTTRKTRLKSVYDPTCGSGSLLLRVAKEVDEVSNFYGQELNRTTYNLARMNMILHDVHYQKFDIKQEDTLEHPQHINERFEAIVANPPFSAHWSASPLHMSDDRFSQYGKLAPATKADFAFVQHMIHQLADNGTMAVVLPHGVLFRSAAEGHIRRYLIEDRNYLDAVIGLPANIFYGTSIPTCILVFKKCRENEGDILFIDASKHYGNGTNQNYLREQDIDKIITTYRERSAEEKYSYVASLEEIKGNDFNLNIPRYVDTFEEEEKVDLQTIAQKLNDLENDIKATDASILDFCKQLNLVTPFLTLESNVIH; this is encoded by the coding sequence ATGTCTGAAGATCAAAAACGAATACTCGAACAACAATTATGGAATATTGCCAATACTTTACGTGGCAAAATGGATGCTGATGAATTCCGTGATTATATATTGGGTTTCATCTTCTATAAATATCTTTCTGAGAAAATGCTGATGTATGCCAACGACATTTTAAAGGAAGATGGCATTACGTACAATAATATCAATGAAAATACGGATGAAGGCCTGGAATACTTAGCCGCCATTAAAGAAGAATCACTTTTAAAGCTGGGTTATTTTTTAAAGCCGACGGAGCTTTTCTCTGAAATTGCCAAACGAGGTAACTCCATAGCCGATGATGAAGAAGCTGATGTGAAAAGTAATTTCATACTGGAAGATTTAGGCAAGATCCTCAACAGCATTGAGCAAAGTACCATGGGTACCGACAGTGAAGATGATTTCGATAATCTGTTTGAAGATCTCGACCTCACCTCAACAAAATTGGGTCGTACAGAATCTGCTAAAAACAGTTTGATTGCCAAAGTACTTGCGCATCTGGATAAAATAGACTTCCAGTTAAAAGATGTTAATTCAGATGTACTGGGCGATGCTTATGAATATCTGATCGGGCAATTTGCCAGTGGCGCCGGCAAAAAAGCAGGTGAGTTTTATACGCCGCAACAGGTTTCAAAAGTATTGGCCAAACTGGTTACTACTCGTAAAACCCGCTTAAAATCAGTGTACGACCCCACCTGCGGTTCGGGTTCATTGTTATTACGAGTTGCCAAAGAAGTGGATGAAGTTTCTAACTTTTACGGACAGGAATTAAACCGTACTACCTATAATCTGGCACGCATGAACATGATTTTACATGATGTGCATTATCAAAAGTTCGACATAAAACAGGAAGACACGCTGGAACACCCGCAACACATCAACGAACGCTTTGAAGCCATTGTGGCCAATCCACCATTCTCTGCCCATTGGAGTGCCAGCCCATTGCACATGAGCGATGACCGTTTTAGCCAGTACGGCAAACTAGCCCCGGCAACCAAAGCCGATTTCGCTTTTGTGCAGCACATGATACACCAACTGGCCGATAATGGAACCATGGCTGTAGTATTACCGCATGGCGTTTTATTCCGTAGTGCAGCCGAAGGCCATATACGCCGGTATTTAATTGAGGACCGCAATTACCTGGATGCTGTTATAGGTTTACCCGCCAATATTTTTTATGGCACCAGCATACCTACCTGCATTTTAGTTTTTAAAAAATGTAGAGAAAACGAAGGCGATATTTTATTTATTGATGCCAGCAAGCATTATGGTAATGGGACTAATCAAAATTATTTAAGAGAACAAGATATTGATAAAATCATTACCACTTACCGCGAGCGTTCGGCAGAGGAAAAATACAGCTATGTAGCCAGCCTGGAGGAAATAAAGGGAAACGATTTTAACCTCAACATTCCACGTTATGTAGACACCTTTGAAGAAGAGGAAAAGGTTGATTTACAGACTATAGCTCAAAAGCTAAACGATTTAGAAAACGACATAAAGGCTACCGATGCCTCAATTTTAGATTTCTGTAAACAATTAAATCTTGTAACTCCATTTTTAACCTTAGAAAGTAATGTCATTCATTAA
- a CDS encoding relaxase/mobilization nuclease domain-containing protein produces MEDKQELSEQQKKSLSLSDHLQHIDRAEILAFNNCFGNKRELASQFKDVQKLSKRVEKPVLHLSLRLAPDEILTKNQLIEIGQACAKEFGIEDHQYICVLHKDTKEQHIHIAANRVGFDGKVASDSNNYKLMANLCRRLEKQYQLKEVLNPRAFLSPKDRMLPRYDQRKEKLKADIKLTLSKVSQYSLFEKEMKVKGYIVIKGRGISFIDSKKVKIKGSEVGYSLSKIENTLLMNQKLKQLEPKQSDTSFINHTLSEKNNLMNHKSILLGGFTENSSSNLLHQLLKNEPEVAETNPQLLKETKRRRKGLKINR; encoded by the coding sequence TTGGAAGATAAACAGGAACTTTCTGAACAGCAGAAAAAATCTTTATCGCTTAGTGATCATTTGCAGCATATAGACCGTGCAGAAATACTTGCCTTTAACAATTGTTTTGGAAACAAACGTGAACTGGCTAGTCAATTTAAGGATGTGCAAAAGCTAAGTAAAAGAGTAGAAAAGCCGGTTCTTCATTTATCCTTGCGACTGGCTCCTGATGAAATCCTTACTAAAAACCAATTGATTGAAATCGGCCAGGCTTGCGCAAAAGAGTTTGGCATAGAGGATCATCAATACATCTGTGTATTGCATAAAGACACTAAAGAACAGCATATACACATCGCAGCAAATCGCGTAGGGTTCGATGGTAAGGTTGCCTCTGACAGCAACAACTATAAACTCATGGCAAACCTTTGCCGTCGATTGGAAAAGCAATATCAACTGAAAGAAGTCTTAAATCCTCGAGCGTTTTTATCTCCTAAGGATCGAATGCTTCCTAGATATGATCAGCGTAAAGAAAAACTAAAAGCGGACATTAAATTGACCCTGTCTAAAGTCTCTCAGTATTCTTTATTTGAAAAAGAAATGAAAGTAAAGGGCTATATCGTTATTAAAGGCCGGGGAATCTCGTTCATTGATTCTAAGAAAGTAAAGATCAAAGGCAGCGAAGTGGGGTATTCTCTATCAAAAATTGAAAATACTCTCTTAATGAATCAAAAATTGAAACAACTGGAACCAAAACAATCTGATACATCATTTATCAACCATACACTAAGTGAGAAAAACAACTTAATGAATCACAAAAGTATTTTGTTGGGTGGATTTACGGAAAACAGCTCTTCAAATTTACTTCACCAACTTCTAAAAAATGAACCAGAGGTAGCAGAAACCAATCCTCAACTATTAAAAGAAACTAAGCGCAGAAGGAAAGGATTAAAGATTAATAGATAA
- a CDS encoding plasmid mobilization protein, giving the protein MQTQIVVRKNKGGRPKKTVKKDQLLAVRCTLYERRIIEAKANSVSLSVSEYFREIAINGKVDKRLKVLPKEVLLFTATLNHLAANLNQIAKKRNGIEELSVLERAELKVQSTQAKELASAIKQYLL; this is encoded by the coding sequence ATGCAAACGCAGATTGTTGTCAGAAAAAACAAGGGTGGTCGACCTAAAAAGACTGTAAAAAAAGATCAGTTGCTTGCAGTCAGGTGCACCTTGTATGAACGTAGGATTATTGAGGCTAAGGCCAATAGTGTGAGCCTTTCTGTTTCAGAATACTTTCGAGAAATAGCAATTAATGGGAAAGTTGATAAACGGCTAAAAGTACTGCCCAAAGAAGTGCTTTTATTTACTGCAACGCTGAATCACTTAGCAGCCAATTTAAATCAGATTGCAAAGAAACGGAATGGGATTGAAGAGTTAAGCGTATTGGAACGGGCAGAATTAAAAGTACAATCAACCCAAGCTAAAGAATTGGCATCGGCAATAAAGCAGTATTTATTATGA
- a CDS encoding toprim domain-containing protein, which produces MKKLKIRAAKQIDLVDYLASLNHLPQKTRNQDYWYLSPLRAEQTPSFKINRKLIVWYDHGLGQGGNLIDFGILFFKCSVSDFLERLAQHKSLTPFSFHPPLSLVDEKKNTDESKIVILNSRSLADRSLTDYLQSRCIPLQLASSSCKEVDFLLYGKMHTAIGFQNNSGGYEFRNKDFKGCCSPKDFTLFENNSKEINVFEGFFNYLSFLTINHRLKMQSSNFLILNSLSFLKKAVPIIDKHDRVNLYLDRDPNGIQNTQQLLKLDERKYIDQSLLYQNHNDLNDWLIHKKQDIKHSQRIGRKL; this is translated from the coding sequence ATGAAAAAGCTAAAAATTAGGGCTGCGAAACAAATTGATTTAGTTGATTATTTAGCCTCATTAAATCATCTACCACAAAAGACCCGGAATCAGGATTATTGGTATCTTTCACCATTAAGAGCAGAGCAAACGCCTTCATTTAAAATAAATCGCAAACTTATTGTGTGGTATGATCATGGGCTCGGTCAAGGAGGGAATCTGATTGATTTTGGTATTCTCTTTTTTAAGTGTTCTGTCAGTGACTTTCTTGAACGTTTGGCTCAGCATAAATCCTTAACCCCTTTTTCTTTTCACCCGCCTCTTTCTCTAGTTGATGAAAAGAAAAACACAGATGAAAGTAAAATCGTTATCCTCAATTCGCGTTCGCTTGCGGATAGATCTTTAACGGATTATCTACAATCCCGTTGTATTCCTCTCCAACTTGCAAGCTCTTCCTGTAAGGAAGTTGATTTTTTACTATATGGCAAGATGCACACAGCAATTGGTTTTCAAAACAATTCAGGAGGATATGAATTCAGAAACAAGGATTTCAAAGGTTGTTGTTCACCCAAGGATTTTACCCTTTTTGAGAATAACAGCAAAGAAATAAATGTTTTCGAAGGCTTTTTCAACTATCTGTCTTTTTTAACAATAAATCATAGGTTAAAAATGCAGTCTTCCAACTTCCTAATTCTAAACTCGCTTTCTTTCCTTAAAAAAGCAGTTCCGATCATCGATAAACATGACAGAGTAAACCTTTATTTAGATCGAGACCCAAACGGTATTCAAAATACTCAGCAACTCTTAAAATTAGATGAGCGTAAGTACATCGACCAAAGTCTCTTATACCAAAATCACAATGATTTAAACGATTGGTTAATTCATAAAAAACAAGACATAAAACACAGTCAAAGGATAGGAAGAAAACTGTAA
- a CDS encoding transposase produces MIDRFHVQQLATEALQEIRIKYRWEAIEAEYQALEAAKLSKATYHPPVLSNGDTLKQLLARSRYLLYKQEANWTAEQTERAQLLFEKYPTLRKAYDLAQKLSWIFQDNRDKLYGFARLARWNEQAEQSGFKSFNTISRTIINHHKNILNYFDNKSTNASAESFNAKIKAFRAQYRGVGNVNFFPFRLANFMLSPQVLIQIRWVSL; encoded by the coding sequence GTGATCGACCGCTTCCATGTTCAACAGCTGGCCACAGAAGCCCTGCAAGAGATACGGATTAAATACCGCTGGGAGGCAATCGAGGCAGAATATCAAGCATTGGAAGCGGCTAAACTATCCAAAGCAACCTACCACCCTCCAGTGCTTTCCAATGGAGATACCTTAAAACAACTACTGGCCAGGAGCCGGTACCTCTTATATAAGCAGGAGGCTAACTGGACTGCTGAACAAACCGAACGGGCCCAACTCCTCTTTGAAAAATACCCTACCCTAAGAAAAGCCTATGATTTAGCGCAGAAACTATCCTGGATCTTTCAGGACAATCGGGATAAGCTCTATGGGTTTGCAAGATTAGCCCGATGGAATGAGCAGGCGGAACAGTCTGGATTCAAGTCCTTCAATACCATCTCCCGAACGATCATCAATCACCACAAGAACATTCTCAATTATTTCGACAACAAAAGCACCAATGCCTCTGCCGAATCGTTCAATGCGAAAATTAAGGCCTTTCGAGCACAATACAGAGGAGTGGGAAATGTCAATTTTTTCCCTTTCAGGCTTGCTAACTTTATGCTTAGTCCACAGGTTTTGATCCAGATCCGTTGGGTATCTCTCTAA
- a CDS encoding ISAon1 family transposase N-terminal region protein, which produces MFLHVKRRRWMNLDTQKVVYRNWEAVAKGTRITKDFAAFLKAISRY; this is translated from the coding sequence GTGTTCTTGCATGTTAAACGTCGCCGGTGGATGAATCTGGACACCCAGAAGGTAGTTTACCGCAATTGGGAGGCAGTAGCCAAGGGAACGCGAATCACGAAGGATTTTGCGGCTTTTTTAAAAGCAATCAGCCGATACTAA
- a CDS encoding type II toxin-antitoxin system RelE/ParE family toxin yields MEISFKKQVLADLYEGKKITDKAYKSNPTLIKQYIKTIDKLKSLQNIEQAFQFKTLRYEKLTGNLRGKSSVSVNMQYRIIFEEVTANEEPFEIILLEIEELSNHYQ; encoded by the coding sequence ATGGAAATTAGTTTTAAGAAGCAAGTGTTGGCAGATTTATATGAAGGCAAGAAAATAACAGATAAAGCATATAAATCCAACCCCACACTAATAAAACAGTATATAAAAACGATAGATAAGTTAAAGTCATTACAGAATATAGAACAAGCATTTCAATTTAAAACCCTTCGCTATGAAAAGTTAACAGGTAATTTAAGAGGCAAAAGTTCGGTAAGTGTAAATATGCAATACCGAATCATCTTTGAAGAAGTTACCGCTAATGAAGAGCCGTTTGAAATCATCTTGTTGGAGATTGAAGAATTAAGTAATCATTACCAATAG
- a CDS encoding HigA family addiction module antitoxin, with protein sequence MTIHIKELVPANATHPGEVLKEELEANAIKQKDFALQTGIPRTQLNEIIKGKRGINADIALRIGKALQMDADLWMNLQSGFDLAIARIKEKNRAQLEAMDRWDMIKNYIPLKFYKKHSVISGNPLKDIETVFTIYGAKNSDELISVYSKTSYACFRKSEKLEIDKINLIGWVKLVNYKATQLSVAAFDCSSKEQLLAELKQIFRANKNTVELTQLTLGRHGIKLVAQQKPDKCAIDGISFWSNGNPAVGISLRHLRIDNFAFTIMHELGHIFLHLVNNNTAEFIDLEDSDNGYGNSKEEIEANQFSADALIDKHAWQDFTAKSTIHNTKHVYDFAKKVGVHPALIYGRYSKETGNYKIKTSIDRALQ encoded by the coding sequence ATGACTATTCATATTAAAGAACTTGTTCCGGCAAATGCCACTCACCCGGGCGAAGTTTTAAAGGAAGAACTCGAGGCAAACGCTATAAAACAAAAAGACTTTGCACTACAAACAGGTATTCCGCGCACCCAATTGAATGAAATCATCAAAGGCAAAAGAGGAATAAATGCCGATATTGCCCTCCGTATTGGTAAAGCGCTACAAATGGATGCGGATTTGTGGATGAATTTACAAAGTGGTTTTGATTTAGCTATTGCCCGCATTAAAGAAAAAAACAGGGCCCAACTGGAGGCCATGGACAGATGGGATATGATTAAAAATTATATCCCATTAAAGTTCTATAAAAAGCACAGTGTCATCAGTGGCAATCCGTTAAAAGATATAGAAACGGTGTTTACTATCTATGGAGCTAAAAATTCTGACGAATTAATCAGCGTGTACAGCAAAACGAGTTATGCCTGTTTTCGTAAATCAGAAAAATTAGAAATTGATAAAATTAACCTAATTGGCTGGGTAAAGTTAGTAAACTACAAGGCTACCCAACTAAGCGTAGCAGCATTTGATTGTAGCTCGAAGGAGCAGTTATTAGCAGAATTAAAGCAAATATTTAGAGCTAATAAAAATACGGTTGAATTGACTCAGCTGACGCTCGGCAGGCACGGAATTAAACTCGTTGCTCAGCAAAAACCAGATAAATGTGCTATTGACGGTATCTCATTTTGGAGCAATGGCAATCCTGCAGTCGGCATCAGTTTAAGGCACCTGCGTATTGATAATTTTGCATTTACCATTATGCATGAGTTAGGACACATTTTCTTGCACCTGGTAAATAATAACACGGCCGAATTTATAGACTTAGAAGATAGTGATAACGGATATGGCAACAGTAAGGAGGAAATTGAAGCCAATCAGTTTTCTGCCGACGCATTAATAGATAAGCATGCATGGCAAGATTTTACAGCCAAAAGCACCATTCATAATACAAAACACGTGTATGATTTTGCTAAAAAGGTAGGAGTTCATCCCGCATTAATTTACGGGCGCTATTCAAAAGAAACCGGTAACTATAAAATTAAAACCTCGATTGACAGAGCACTGCAGTAA
- a CDS encoding DUF1016 N-terminal domain-containing protein has protein sequence MTFLYWIRVKDINERLFYIRKTIENGWSRNVMVLQIESNLYKHQGNAITNFASTLPALQSDLATETLKILFSHSGNGNGCITNF, from the coding sequence ATCACATTTCTTTATTGGATAAGGGTTAAGGATATCAACGAACGTCTGTTTTATATCCGAAAGACTATTGAAAACGGCTGGAGTAGAAATGTAATGGTACTTCAAATCGAGAGCAACCTTTACAAGCACCAAGGGAATGCCATTACCAATTTCGCTAGCACTCTGCCGGCATTGCAATCCGATCTTGCTACAGAAACACTAAAGATCCTGTTTTCGCATAGTGGCAACGGGAACGGGTGTATCACCAATTTTTAA
- a CDS encoding DUF1016 N-terminal domain-containing protein produces the protein MSLLSSNDYGRILTDLKEKIRQARLKAAVAVNTELLSVYWEIGKTILEQQQTEGWGAKIIDRLAADLKAEFPDFKGLSIRNLKYMRAFAEAYPDLQIVLPPGYTITER, from the coding sequence ATGAGCCTGTTGTCTAGCAATGATTATGGCCGGATATTAACCGATCTGAAAGAAAAAATCAGACAGGCCCGACTAAAAGCAGCTGTAGCTGTAAATACCGAATTGCTAAGTGTGTATTGGGAAATCGGCAAAACAATATTAGAGCAGCAACAAACAGAAGGTTGGGGAGCTAAAATCATTGATAGGTTAGCAGCCGACTTAAAAGCAGAATTTCCAGATTTTAAAGGCCTATCCATAAGAAATCTCAAATACATGAGGGCTTTTGCAGAAGCCTATCCCGATTTACAAATTGTGCTACCCCCAGGCTACACAATTACAGAACGATGA
- a CDS encoding MFS transporter: MQNIGKYRWSICALLFFATTINYMDRQIIGLLKPVLEKEFNWTEKDYSFIVMGFTASYALGLLFFGRLVDKIGSKLGYAISIILWSLAAMGHALARSTFGFFVARASLGVGEAGNFPSAIKSVAEWFPKKERAVATGVFNSGANIGAIVAPAVIPFIVASFGWQEAFIYTGALGFIWLLFWWFLYEIPQKHKRLSEKELHHIQQDDGKVEMVFQTEKISIVSLLKMPHTWAFAIGKLLTDPVWWFFLFWLPSYFASSFGLDLKKTGLPLIIIYTAASIGSIVGGYISSYLIKRGWQVTQARKSTMLLLAFCVFPIVTAQFTHQLWVIVGLISLASAAHQGWSANIFTTVSDFFPKEAVSSVVGIGGMAGAIGGIAFPLLVGSLLEYYKSIGAMNTGYNILFVVCGFAYLLAWVVLFVIAPKLSNKKETTQVLTTA; this comes from the coding sequence ATGCAAAATATTGGCAAATACAGGTGGTCAATTTGTGCGTTGCTTTTCTTCGCTACAACCATCAATTATATGGATAGGCAGATAATTGGCCTGTTAAAGCCTGTATTGGAAAAAGAGTTCAATTGGACGGAAAAGGATTATAGTTTTATTGTAATGGGATTTACTGCATCCTATGCACTAGGGCTTTTATTCTTTGGTCGTTTAGTCGACAAAATTGGATCTAAATTAGGGTATGCCATATCAATTATATTATGGAGTCTGGCTGCTATGGGACATGCTTTGGCGCGCAGCACTTTCGGTTTTTTTGTAGCCAGAGCATCCTTGGGTGTTGGCGAAGCAGGTAATTTTCCATCGGCAATTAAGTCTGTGGCAGAATGGTTCCCCAAAAAAGAAAGGGCTGTAGCTACAGGAGTTTTTAATTCGGGAGCTAATATCGGTGCAATTGTAGCGCCTGCTGTAATTCCTTTTATAGTGGCCAGTTTTGGTTGGCAGGAAGCATTTATTTATACAGGAGCTTTAGGGTTTATTTGGCTATTGTTTTGGTGGTTTTTATATGAGATTCCGCAAAAACACAAACGTTTAAGTGAAAAAGAATTACATCATATACAACAAGACGATGGTAAAGTTGAAATGGTTTTTCAAACAGAAAAAATATCAATCGTAAGCTTATTAAAAATGCCACATACTTGGGCATTTGCAATTGGAAAGTTGCTTACTGATCCGGTTTGGTGGTTTTTTCTGTTTTGGCTGCCATCTTATTTTGCTTCTTCTTTTGGATTAGATCTTAAAAAAACAGGTCTGCCTTTGATAATTATATATACAGCCGCTAGTATAGGAAGCATTGTCGGAGGATATATATCGTCTTATCTGATAAAAAGAGGGTGGCAGGTTACTCAGGCCCGTAAAAGCACCATGTTGCTTCTTGCTTTTTGTGTATTTCCAATTGTAACTGCACAATTTACACATCAATTATGGGTGATAGTTGGATTGATTAGTTTGGCTTCAGCAGCACATCAAGGGTGGTCAGCAAATATTTTCACTACTGTTTCTGATTTTTTTCCAAAGGAAGCAGTAAGCTCGGTTGTAGGTATAGGTGGAATGGCTGGAGCAATAGGCGGCATTGCATTCCCTCTCCTTGTCGGAAGTTTATTAGAATATTATAAATCAATAGGAGCAATGAATACGGGATACAATATCTTATTTGTTGTATGTGGATTCGCTTACCTATTGGCCTGGGTGGTTTTATTTGTTATTGCACCCAAGTTAAGCAACAAAAAAGAAACGACGCAAGTCTTAACAACGGCCTAA
- a CDS encoding SDR family NAD(P)-dependent oxidoreductase, with the protein MTINPFDLTGKLALITGGGTGLGIGMAQAMCNAGAKVIITGRREPVLLEAVKELGENAQYIVHDINELNTIPALVDRVEQAYGPIDIVINNAGINMKKPAIEVTDEDFNQIIHTNLNAVFALTRECAKRMLPRKQGSIIMISSMTAMYGIDRVAPYSASKSAVKGMIMGLASEFSPFGVRINAIAPGFIESPMMLKAMDGDPQRKAKVLGRTPMAAFGKAEDIGHTAVYLASNAARFVTGVTIPVDGGNSIGF; encoded by the coding sequence ATGACAATAAATCCTTTTGATTTAACAGGCAAATTGGCACTGATCACAGGTGGGGGCACCGGCTTAGGTATTGGGATGGCGCAGGCCATGTGTAATGCTGGAGCCAAAGTAATAATTACTGGCAGAAGAGAACCTGTTTTATTAGAGGCAGTAAAAGAGTTAGGCGAAAATGCTCAATATATAGTTCACGATATAAATGAACTTAATACAATTCCTGCTCTTGTTGATAGGGTTGAGCAAGCTTATGGCCCGATTGATATAGTAATAAATAACGCTGGAATTAATATGAAAAAACCCGCGATAGAGGTTACTGACGAAGATTTTAATCAAATTATTCATACAAATTTAAATGCAGTATTTGCCTTGACACGCGAATGCGCGAAAAGAATGTTGCCTCGTAAGCAAGGTTCTATCATCATGATTTCATCCATGACTGCTATGTATGGTATTGATCGCGTGGCTCCTTATTCAGCGTCAAAATCTGCAGTGAAGGGAATGATTATGGGCTTGGCATCTGAATTTTCACCATTCGGAGTACGAATTAATGCCATTGCTCCTGGATTCATAGAATCACCGATGATGTTGAAAGCAATGGATGGTGATCCACAAAGAAAAGCAAAGGTTTTAGGACGTACTCCTATGGCTGCTTTCGGAAAAGCGGAGGATATAGGCCATACTGCTGTATACCTGGCATCAAATGCGGCCCGATTTGTTACAGGAGTGACCATTCCCGTTGATGGAGGTAACTCTATTGGTTTTTAA